Proteins encoded in a region of the Ziziphus jujuba cultivar Dongzao chromosome 3, ASM3175591v1 genome:
- the LOC107406004 gene encoding 15-cis-zeta-carotene isomerase, chloroplastic, translated as FNGLPLCSCSVNPILFRSLPFLSSNTWCAYKTFFRSLQARQSPQRGAKPTGFSSNHTLFLRRFRARSSLGDAADDEPPPLVGEDSAVFELAKQKIASWVYFSVILGTVLYVLDMVWIDNSTGFGKAFINVVSGLSDSHEVVMLILIMIFATVHSGLASLRDLGEQLIGEQAFRGLFAGISLPLVVSTIVYFINHRYDGQQLWMLQNVPGVHQLVWLSSFISFFFLYPSTFNLLDVAAVDKPKMHLWETGIMRITRHPQMVGQVIWCLAHTVWIGNSVAVAASVGLIGHHLFSAWNGDRRLALRYGEDFEVVKSRPSIIPFAAILDGQQKLPKECCKEFIRLPYLASTALTLGAYFVHPLMQAANFQLHW; from the exons TTCAATGGTCTCCCACTCTGCTCTTGCTCTGTCAATCCCATTCTCTTTCGTTCCTTGCCTTTCCtatcatcaaacacttggtgtgCGTACAAAACCTTCTTTCGCTCTCTTCAAGCTCGCCAATCCCCTCAACGGGGCGCTAAACCCACTGGATTTTCTTCAAACCACACCCTGTTTTTGAGGAGATTTCGCGCCCGGAGCTCCCTCGGAGATGCCGCCGACGATGAGCCGCCGCCGCTTGTAGGTGAGGACTCTGCGGTTTTTGAGCTGGCGAAGCAGAAGATAGCTTCTTGGGTTTACTTTTCTGTTATTTTGGGGACAGTTCTTTATGTTCTCGATATGGTTTGGATTGATAACTCTACTGGGTTCGGTAAGGCTTTCATCAATGTGGTTTCGGGACTTTCAGATAGCCATGAG GTTGTAATGTTGATCCTCATTATGATTTTTGCTACCGTGCATAGTGGTTTGGCCAGTCTAAGAGATTTGGGTGAGCAACTAATTGGAGAACAAGCATTCCGTGGTTTGTTCGCTGGGATATCTTTGCCACTGGTTGTCAGTACTATT GTGTATTTTATTAACCACAGATATGATGGACAACAGTTATGGATGCTTCAGAATGTTCCTGGGGTCCATCAGTTGGTGTGGCTTTCTTCTTttatctccttcttcttcctctaccCATCAACTTTTAATCTATTAGATGTGGCAGCAGTTGACAAACCCAAAATGCATCTTTGGGAAACTGGAATCATGAGAATCACAAGGCATCCACAG aTGGTTGGGCAGGTAATTTGGTGCCTGGCTCACACAGTGTGGATAGGAAATTCTGTGGCGGTAGCAGCCTCGGTTGGCTTAATTGGACATCATCTATTCAGTGCTTGGAATGGTGACAGGAGATTAGCCCTAAGATACGGTGAGGATTTTGAGGTCGTAAAAAGTCGACCAAGTATCATACCATTTGCAGCCATCCTTGATGGCCAACAAAAGTTGCCCAAAGAATGCTGTAAGGAATTTATCCGGTTGCCATATCTGGCAAGCACAGCACTAACATTGGGTGCATATTTTGTGCATCCGCTGATGCAAGCAGCAAATTTCCAGCTACATTGGTAA
- the LOC132803088 gene encoding LOB domain-containing protein 24-like codes for MAANGTTHSHNPERYACVHQIYGANSIRNTLQQLPIHLRAEAAESLYYEAKCRIEDPVYGCAGIISQLHQQIHNAESQVAKVRAQIAFLNFNAHEMDSNTNNLIQGHSNIG; via the exons ATGGCTGCAAATGGTACTACACACTCTCATAATCCTGAAAGATATGCATGTGTTCATCAAATCTATGGTGCTAACAGTATTAGGAATACACTCCAG CAATTGCCAATTCATCTGCGAGCTGAAGCAGCAGAGTCATTGTATTATGAAGCAAAATGTAGAATTGAAGATCCAGTGTATGGTTGTGCAGGGATTATTTCTCAATTACATCAACAAATACATAATGCAGAGAGTCAAGTAGCAAAAGTCAGAGCACAGATTGCCTTCCTCAATTTTAATGCACATGAAATGGATTCCAACACCAACAATCTTATTCAGGGACACAGCAATATTGGGTAG